A section of the Vibrio vulnificus CMCP6 genome encodes:
- a CDS encoding sensor domain-containing diguanylate cyclase has product MKIRKLLGILILTSAFFAALIAIYYQDKYQDLLDANIENTAKEALNQLSYTEREYNNLYDQVASVLQLLTYNQTLTDFVVDPNPQSERALMSLWESVVVNQKWYTEIRLLDTEGMEQLRLNYDVSRNYFFPAAKMQNDASEAYFVYAKTLENSEIGAWGITLDTRDEQLIKPYVPVISIFTPVTIRGEREGYLALNLNVDYIADRLNYSPVKDFDIEIVNDRGYFVISEEEEKQFGDLLPERAAFRFSDQYPQAWLQFRHQKAGYSYDEQDLVVHNSVSFGQDRDLYLLIDMDQQQLMERSKIAVNDLTREALFVLCLILVVALPSLTIVLHYRQRNLESKLARAALNGMTAVMISDTSHRIILVNHEFEVMFGHQGDKIEGKSAQQLIFLNDELETVIKAWSELQKNEVWEGEIRCQTKLNHIITVIMRIQAVKNSLNQVSYYITSLVDISARKELEERLRNLSERDELTQIWNRRKFEQQLAQHTSLIERYPATPMACLALVDIDYFKRVNDEQGHDEGDRVIREVAKILQNGLRNTDVLARVGGEEFAIIMPHTTVSAAEVVLNRLRVAVSISKQVDVTISVGYTELTSNSTLSYKCADIALYDSKSSGRNKVSLCYNDEDLA; this is encoded by the coding sequence TACTATCAGGATAAATACCAAGATCTGCTCGACGCCAATATTGAAAACACCGCGAAAGAAGCTCTTAATCAGCTCTCCTACACCGAGCGCGAATACAACAACCTGTATGATCAAGTTGCCTCGGTATTACAACTACTGACTTATAACCAAACCTTGACGGATTTCGTCGTTGATCCCAACCCTCAATCGGAAAGGGCGTTAATGTCTTTGTGGGAATCTGTGGTGGTCAATCAAAAGTGGTATACCGAAATCCGCTTGTTGGACACGGAAGGGATGGAGCAGTTGCGCCTCAATTACGACGTAAGCCGTAATTACTTTTTCCCTGCGGCGAAGATGCAAAACGATGCAAGCGAAGCCTATTTTGTCTATGCCAAGACACTCGAAAATAGCGAGATCGGGGCATGGGGAATCACGTTAGACACGCGAGATGAGCAATTAATTAAACCTTATGTGCCGGTTATTTCTATTTTTACTCCAGTCACGATACGTGGTGAGCGCGAAGGGTATTTGGCGCTAAATCTGAATGTGGATTACATCGCCGATCGGTTGAATTACTCACCCGTAAAAGATTTTGACATTGAGATCGTCAATGATCGTGGCTACTTCGTCATCAGTGAGGAAGAAGAAAAGCAGTTTGGTGACTTGCTGCCAGAGCGCGCGGCCTTTCGTTTCAGTGATCAATATCCGCAAGCTTGGCTGCAGTTTAGACACCAGAAAGCGGGTTACAGCTACGATGAGCAGGATTTAGTGGTTCATAACAGTGTTAGCTTTGGCCAAGACAGGGATCTCTACTTGCTGATCGATATGGATCAGCAGCAGTTAATGGAACGCTCGAAAATTGCCGTGAATGATCTTACGCGTGAAGCACTCTTTGTGTTGTGTTTGATCCTAGTTGTCGCACTGCCTTCTCTGACGATTGTACTGCACTATCGCCAGCGCAATTTGGAAAGTAAATTGGCCAGGGCGGCTTTGAATGGCATGACCGCCGTGATGATTTCAGACACTTCTCACCGCATCATTCTTGTGAATCATGAATTCGAAGTGATGTTTGGTCATCAGGGAGATAAGATTGAAGGGAAAAGTGCTCAACAACTGATCTTTTTGAATGACGAATTAGAAACCGTGATCAAAGCATGGAGCGAGTTACAAAAGAACGAGGTATGGGAAGGGGAGATCCGTTGCCAAACCAAGCTCAACCACATCATCACAGTGATCATGCGTATTCAGGCGGTGAAAAACTCTCTCAATCAAGTGAGCTACTACATTACTTCGCTGGTGGATATCAGTGCGCGCAAAGAACTTGAGGAACGTTTGAGAAACTTAAGTGAGCGTGATGAACTGACACAAATCTGGAACCGACGTAAATTTGAACAGCAGCTTGCTCAACATACCAGCTTGATCGAGCGCTATCCAGCGACGCCTATGGCATGTTTAGCCTTAGTCGATATAGATTATTTTAAGCGAGTGAATGATGAGCAAGGCCATGATGAAGGTGATCGTGTGATACGCGAAGTGGCTAAGATTCTTCAAAATGGCTTGAGAAACACCGATGTCTTAGCGCGCGTTGGTGGTGAAGAGTTTGCCATCATCATGCCACATACCACCGTTTCCGCCGCGGAAGTGGTGTTAAATCGTCTGCGTGTCGCAGTGTCGATTTCCAAACAAGTCGATGTCACGATTAGCGTGGGCTATACCGAACTCACCTCCAACAGCACCCTCAGTTATAAGTGTGCTGATATTGCCTTGTACGACTCTAAAAGCTCTGGTCGCAACAAAGTCTCCCTCTGCTACAACGATGAAGATCTCGCTTAA